In one Planctomycetota bacterium genomic region, the following are encoded:
- a CDS encoding phosphatidylserine decarboxylase family protein, which produces MPDNLRSVQPGGGICYQIELAWGQLRRWYLKSFRPGYVARMATLRRGSAVGAPHELLDTRDLKFCRNQCTADWDVADDRFRWRERLGLARWGLAEVIIMTSLLLVGAIVPAALGFWPVSIGPLVVLGWVWWFFRDPAREVPTEPGLLVSPADGTVAEVARLDHDEYIGGPAVRIGIFLSIFNVHLNRSPVRARVIRLRYHPGKFLNALNPASAWENEALWIGLEEEARPHRRIVVRQIAGLFARRIVCGLRSGEVVERGGKFGMIKLGSRTELIFPAEPDVQIEVQVGQKVSAGSTVMARWGRGSC; this is translated from the coding sequence CTGCCTGACAATTTGCGCAGCGTGCAGCCTGGGGGAGGCATCTGCTATCAGATCGAGTTGGCGTGGGGGCAGCTGCGACGCTGGTACCTGAAGTCGTTCCGGCCTGGCTACGTGGCGCGAATGGCGACGCTGCGCCGCGGCAGCGCCGTGGGCGCGCCGCACGAGTTGCTCGACACTCGCGATTTGAAGTTCTGCCGCAATCAATGCACGGCCGATTGGGATGTGGCCGACGACCGGTTTCGCTGGCGCGAGCGCCTGGGTCTGGCCCGCTGGGGACTGGCCGAGGTGATTATCATGACCAGCTTGCTGCTGGTCGGGGCCATTGTGCCGGCCGCGCTGGGCTTTTGGCCGGTGTCGATCGGGCCGCTGGTGGTGTTGGGCTGGGTTTGGTGGTTCTTTCGAGACCCCGCGCGCGAAGTGCCGACCGAGCCGGGCTTGCTGGTTTCACCGGCCGATGGAACGGTTGCCGAAGTCGCCCGGCTGGATCACGATGAATACATTGGCGGCCCGGCGGTGCGGATCGGCATCTTTCTGTCGATCTTCAACGTCCATTTGAACCGCTCGCCAGTGCGCGCCCGGGTGATTCGACTGCGGTATCATCCAGGTAAGTTTTTGAACGCCTTGAACCCGGCCAGCGCCTGGGAAAACGAAGCCTTGTGGATCGGGCTGGAAGAAGAGGCCCGGCCCCATCGCCGGATCGTGGTCCGCCAGATCGCCGGCTTGTTTGCCCGGCGAATCGTGTGCGGCCTGCGGAGCGGCGAGGTGGTCGAACGGGGCGGAAAGTTCGGTATGATCAAGCTAGGCTCCCGCACCGAGTTGATCTTTCCGGCGGAACCTGACGTCCAGATTGAAGTGCAAGTTGGCCAAAAAGTCTCGGCCGGCAGCACCGTGATGGCCCGGTGGGGGCGAGGAAGTTGCTAG
- a CDS encoding DUF5615 family PIN-like protein: MSAIKFFTDEDVYGAIAVALRRAGFDAISTSEARRLGTSDADQLDWATNEGRVLVTFNVADFAQLHADWLARGQHHAGIAVSSQRHIGDLARRLLHFGNTVAAEAMIDRLEFLGDW; encoded by the coding sequence ATGAGCGCCATTAAGTTCTTCACGGACGAGGACGTTTATGGCGCAATAGCAGTTGCGCTCCGACGTGCCGGCTTCGACGCGATTTCGACTTCCGAGGCGAGGCGGCTCGGCACGTCAGACGCCGACCAGCTTGATTGGGCCACGAACGAGGGACGTGTGCTGGTCACCTTCAACGTGGCGGACTTCGCCCAATTGCACGCCGACTGGCTAGCCCGTGGCCAGCACCACGCGGGAATTGCCGTGTCGAGCCAGCGGCACATCGGCGACCTGGCGCGGCGACTGCTGCACTTTGGCAACACCGTGGCCGCCGAAGCGATGATCGATCGACTGGAATTCCTTGGCGATTGGTGA
- a CDS encoding PIG-L family deacetylase, whose protein sequence is MPTAPLKLLVLGAHPDDAELCAGGLINRYRAAGHTVKMISVTCGDIGHHEMSGPPLAARRRQEAAASAAVCGAESAVWNHPDAHLLPTLELRWQIIREIRTFAPDLVLTHRTNDYHPDHRAVGQAVQDASYLVTVPNVVRETPILKRDPVVAFLPDRFTRPNVLRADVIVDITPQVEKIVDMLCCHVSQVFEWLPFNQGIQDQLPPDAAGRRAWLRGWFLNYVRPRAERYREALVAQYGPARGKMIEACEMFEISEYATQLDAAARERLFGPSIVG, encoded by the coding sequence ATGCCTACCGCACCCTTGAAGTTGTTGGTTCTTGGCGCTCATCCTGACGACGCGGAACTGTGCGCCGGCGGGCTGATCAATCGGTATCGCGCCGCCGGACACACCGTGAAGATGATCTCAGTCACGTGCGGCGACATCGGACATCATGAAATGTCCGGGCCGCCGCTGGCCGCTCGACGTCGACAAGAGGCCGCCGCCAGCGCCGCGGTTTGCGGCGCGGAGAGCGCCGTGTGGAACCATCCCGACGCGCACCTGCTGCCGACGTTGGAGCTGCGCTGGCAGATCATTCGCGAGATTCGCACCTTCGCTCCCGACCTGGTGCTGACGCATCGCACGAACGACTATCATCCCGATCATCGCGCCGTGGGGCAAGCCGTGCAGGATGCGTCGTATCTGGTCACGGTGCCGAACGTGGTTCGCGAGACGCCGATCCTGAAGCGCGATCCCGTGGTGGCGTTTCTGCCCGACCGGTTCACGCGGCCAAACGTGTTGCGCGCCGATGTGATCGTCGACATCACGCCGCAGGTCGAAAAGATCGTCGACATGCTTTGCTGTCACGTGTCGCAGGTGTTCGAGTGGCTGCCGTTCAACCAGGGAATTCAGGACCAGTTGCCGCCTGACGCCGCCGGTCGGCGCGCGTGGCTGCGCGGCTGGTTCCTGAACTATGTGCGCCCACGGGCCGAGCGTTATCGCGAGGCGCTGGTGGCTCAATACGGGCCAGCGCGCGGCAAAATGATCGAAGCCTGCGAGATGTTCGAGATCAGCGAATACGCGACGCAACTCGACGCCGCGGCCCGCGAACGCTTGTTCGGCCCGAGCATCGTCGGGTGA
- a CDS encoding c-type cytochrome, with amino-acid sequence MLGDPSLTIGLPGMGALSIQEIKQWLANPRNHIVLQVELPLGLAQGQNDIKGLKENPLTRAKIELGRQLFFDGRLSKDGSISCASCHSPSAGYAAHTQFGIGVGGQQGGRNSPVAYNRILSDKQFWDGRAASLEEQAKGPIANPIEMANTHEICIKSLQEIEGYRIQFEKVFGELNIDNVAKAIASFERVIVSGPSKFDHLVDWETYAQLSADDLKEDHDLRVAYDRAKAGAMANPISASAKRGRDLYFGKASCSACHVGPNLTDEKYHNIGVGMKVEKPDLGRSVISNNDKERGAFKTPTVRNVALSAPYMHDGSMKTLREVVDFYDRGGEPNPNLDEKIKKLNLNEQEKQDLVAFMEACTGDFPRVERGRLPGK; translated from the coding sequence ATGCTCGGCGATCCGTCGTTGACGATCGGCCTTCCTGGCATGGGGGCGCTGTCGATTCAGGAAATCAAGCAGTGGCTCGCCAATCCGCGCAACCACATCGTGTTGCAAGTCGAATTGCCGTTGGGTCTGGCCCAAGGCCAGAACGACATCAAGGGCTTGAAGGAAAACCCGCTCACGCGCGCCAAGATTGAACTCGGCCGGCAACTTTTCTTCGACGGCCGGTTGTCGAAAGACGGCTCGATCAGTTGCGCCAGTTGCCACTCGCCCAGCGCCGGCTACGCCGCCCACACCCAGTTCGGCATTGGCGTCGGCGGGCAGCAAGGGGGGCGCAACTCGCCGGTCGCGTACAATCGTATTCTGAGCGACAAGCAATTCTGGGATGGCCGCGCCGCTTCGCTCGAGGAGCAAGCCAAGGGACCGATCGCCAACCCGATTGAAATGGCGAACACGCACGAGATCTGCATCAAGAGCTTGCAGGAAATCGAGGGCTACCGGATTCAGTTCGAGAAAGTTTTCGGCGAGCTGAACATCGACAACGTGGCCAAGGCGATTGCCTCGTTCGAGCGCGTGATCGTCAGCGGGCCGTCGAAGTTCGACCACCTGGTCGATTGGGAAACCTATGCCCAGTTGAGCGCGGACGATCTGAAGGAAGATCACGACCTGCGCGTGGCGTACGATCGCGCCAAGGCTGGCGCGATGGCCAACCCCATCTCGGCCAGCGCCAAGCGCGGCCGCGACTTGTACTTTGGCAAGGCGTCATGCTCGGCTTGCCACGTCGGCCCCAACCTGACCGACGAGAAGTATCACAACATCGGCGTCGGCATGAAGGTCGAGAAACCCGATCTGGGGCGCTCGGTCATCAGCAACAACGACAAGGAGCGGGGCGCGTTCAAGACTCCGACCGTGCGGAACGTGGCCCTCTCGGCGCCGTACATGCACGACGGGTCGATGAAGACCCTGCGCGAAGTGGTCGACTTCTACGATCGCGGCGGCGAGCCGAACCCGAACCTCGACGAGAAGATCAAGAAGCTGAACCTGAACGAGCAGGAGAAGCAGGATCTGGTCGCGTTCATGGAAGCCTGCACGGGGGACTTCCCCCGCGTCGAGCGTGGCCGATTGCCGGGGAAATAA
- the tpx gene encoding thiol peroxidase: MSRPGAVTFKGSPMTLVGEAVKVGQQAPPFKLKDGALQDVTLDTIKGKPTFINVVPSLDTPVCQIQTKKFNEALGALSGKVNALTVSLDLPFAMKRFCGAESITNLISASDYVDRNFGQNWGMLIDELKLLARGTFVLDANGKVTYAELVKEVAQEPNYDAALSAIKALVA; this comes from the coding sequence ATGTCACGCCCTGGCGCAGTTACGTTCAAAGGCAGCCCGATGACCCTGGTCGGCGAAGCGGTCAAGGTCGGCCAGCAAGCCCCGCCGTTCAAGCTGAAGGACGGCGCGTTGCAGGACGTGACGCTCGACACGATCAAGGGAAAACCCACGTTCATCAACGTGGTGCCGTCGCTCGACACCCCGGTCTGTCAGATTCAAACCAAGAAGTTCAACGAGGCGTTGGGCGCTCTGAGTGGCAAGGTCAACGCTTTGACCGTCAGCCTGGACTTGCCGTTCGCCATGAAGCGGTTCTGCGGCGCCGAGAGCATCACTAACCTGATCTCGGCCAGCGACTATGTCGACCGGAACTTTGGCCAGAACTGGGGCATGTTGATCGACGAGCTGAAGCTGCTGGCCCGCGGCACGTTCGTGCTCGACGCCAACGGCAAGGTTACCTATGCCGAGTTGGTCAAGGAAGTGGCCCAGGAACCGAACTACGACGCGGCGCTGTCAGCCATCAAGGCCCTGGTCGCCTAG
- a CDS encoding transglutaminase domain-containing protein produces MNRRMFISGACLSAAGAWLGRAAWDSVPAAASEISFLPPAATVIPVVGDGKWTWTAPPREARGYLEPRRYTLSVGIELQGLGESADMISMTPVPIECPEQQIEKVEFETDGCSARIVPIAPGSNVLELTAPTLSAGGLIKATAHFTLLLSKQYFAYTADQFPAQQMLPTDVRRNYLQDSPGIQTSSKPVRDLAAELTRDVDNHPWVRAEKFWQWVRRNIQPLTGPYTSVTTALDTRRGDCEEMAGVFIALCRAVGIPARLVWVPNHAWAEFYLVDRDKQGHWIPAHTACYPWFGYTGAHELVLQKGDRLVAPVRLKHLRLMDDWLRATGRLPRPRFFAELTSVANEPGGDAGPGARRKTERGEWKPLGLHPDEKYQRP; encoded by the coding sequence ATGAACCGGCGGATGTTTATCTCGGGGGCTTGTCTGAGCGCGGCCGGGGCCTGGCTGGGCCGGGCGGCTTGGGATTCCGTGCCGGCTGCGGCGAGCGAAATTTCTTTCTTGCCGCCGGCGGCGACCGTCATTCCTGTCGTCGGCGATGGCAAGTGGACTTGGACCGCGCCGCCGCGCGAGGCGCGGGGCTACCTCGAACCACGGCGCTATACCCTGTCGGTCGGTATCGAGTTGCAAGGCCTGGGCGAGTCGGCCGACATGATCAGCATGACCCCCGTGCCCATCGAGTGCCCCGAGCAGCAAATCGAGAAGGTCGAATTCGAAACCGACGGCTGTTCGGCCCGCATCGTGCCGATCGCCCCTGGCTCGAACGTGTTGGAACTGACCGCGCCGACGTTGTCGGCCGGTGGGCTGATCAAGGCCACGGCCCATTTCACGTTGCTACTGTCGAAGCAGTATTTCGCTTACACGGCCGACCAGTTTCCGGCTCAGCAAATGTTGCCGACCGACGTCCGTCGCAACTATTTGCAGGACAGCCCCGGCATTCAAACCAGCAGCAAGCCGGTTCGCGACCTGGCCGCCGAACTGACCCGCGACGTGGACAACCATCCCTGGGTGCGGGCTGAAAAGTTCTGGCAATGGGTCCGCCGGAACATCCAGCCGCTGACCGGCCCCTATACCAGCGTGACGACGGCGCTCGACACGCGCCGCGGCGACTGTGAAGAGATGGCCGGCGTGTTCATCGCCCTGTGCCGCGCGGTCGGCATTCCGGCCCGGCTGGTCTGGGTGCCGAACCACGCCTGGGCCGAGTTCTACCTCGTGGATCGCGACAAGCAGGGGCATTGGATTCCGGCCCACACGGCCTGTTACCCTTGGTTCGGCTACACCGGGGCCCACGAGCTGGTGCTGCAGAAAGGAGACCGGCTCGTCGCGCCGGTTCGCTTGAAGCATCTGCGGCTGATGGACGATTGGCTGCGGGCGACGGGGCGGCTGCCCCGGCCGCGCTTCTTTGCCGAGTTGACCTCAGTTGCCAATGAACCCGGTGGCGACGCGGGCCCCGGCGCGCGGCGCAAGACCGAACGAGGCGAATGGAAGCCCCTCGGCCTGCATCCCGACGAGAAGTATCAAAGGCCGTGA
- the pssA gene encoding CDP-diacylglycerol--serine O-phosphatidyltransferase, translated as MSKLRTVAILPTLFTLGNLFCGFFSIVVAARIERPTSADTPHTMAIHANDPIEYARGLIATDDTHNCMLAGWLIFLAMVFDALDGHVARLTKMSSDFGGQLDSLCDVVTFGVAPGFLLVKMCPYFTFRHSNWVWLIAASYAACAAIRLARFNAETHEDDDHLNFSGLPSPAAAASIAGFAILFYTLRRDDNAWKAAAMIDHYVQTLLPWFAILVALAMVSRIPYPHVVNQMLRGHRSFGHLVGLIFAFVAVIVVRGYAIPMICVGFVLSGPVRYLWREAVQRRPHKEPMF; from the coding sequence ATGTCCAAACTCCGTACGGTCGCGATTCTGCCGACGCTGTTCACGCTGGGGAATCTGTTTTGCGGATTCTTCTCGATCGTGGTGGCGGCGCGCATTGAGCGCCCCACGTCGGCCGACACTCCCCACACGATGGCCATTCACGCCAACGATCCGATCGAATACGCCCGTGGGCTGATCGCGACCGACGACACGCACAACTGCATGCTGGCCGGCTGGCTGATCTTCCTGGCCATGGTGTTCGACGCGCTCGACGGGCACGTGGCGCGACTGACCAAGATGTCGAGCGATTTCGGCGGGCAACTGGATAGCTTGTGCGATGTGGTGACGTTTGGCGTCGCGCCAGGGTTCTTGTTAGTGAAAATGTGTCCCTACTTCACGTTTCGACACTCGAATTGGGTCTGGCTGATTGCCGCCAGCTACGCGGCCTGCGCGGCGATTCGGCTGGCGCGGTTCAACGCCGAGACGCACGAAGACGACGACCACCTGAACTTTAGCGGGCTGCCGTCGCCGGCGGCGGCGGCCTCGATCGCTGGGTTCGCCATCCTGTTCTACACGTTGCGTCGCGACGATAACGCCTGGAAGGCGGCCGCCATGATCGACCACTATGTACAAACTTTGCTCCCCTGGTTCGCGATTCTCGTCGCCTTGGCGATGGTGTCGCGGATTCCGTACCCGCACGTGGTCAATCAAATGTTGCGCGGGCATCGCAGCTTTGGCCACCTGGTCGGTTTGATCTTTGCCTTTGTGGCGGTGATTGTCGTGCGCGGCTACGCCATTCCGATGATCTGTGTGGGCTTCGTCCTGTCGGGGCCCGTGCGTTACCTATGGCGCGAAGCCGTCCAGCGGCGACCGCACAAAGAACCGATGTTCTAA
- a CDS encoding DUF433 domain-containing protein, whose amino-acid sequence MSRIDYRNIEKDPAKCGGQPVVAGTRIRVATILTCYRQGMRVEEIVQQYPSVKPADVHDALAYAHDHLDEIEADLAADDEAAVKARLNGGS is encoded by the coding sequence ATGTCGCGTATTGATTATCGCAATATTGAAAAGGATCCTGCCAAATGTGGCGGGCAGCCGGTCGTCGCCGGCACACGCATTCGCGTGGCGACGATTCTCACTTGTTACCGGCAAGGCATGCGCGTCGAGGAAATCGTCCAGCAGTATCCGTCGGTGAAGCCCGCGGACGTCCATGACGCCCTGGCCTACGCGCACGACCACCTCGACGAAATCGAAGCTGACCTGGCCGCAGATGATGAAGCAGCGGTCAAGGCTCGCTTGAACGGCGGTTCGTAA
- the rsmA gene encoding ribosomal RNA small subunit methyltransferase A: protein MSRQTLSFLMRRFREVGIQPKTRYGQNFLIDLNLLDILLARAELTKDDVVLEVGTGTGSLTALMAAQAAHVVSVEVDSQMHQLASEELIDHTNVDLLQIDALRNKNHLNPVVLDTVRRHLEAAPSRRFKLVANLPYSVATPIMSNLLSCDLVPATMTVTIQKELADRIMAEPCSKDYSALSVWIQALCTVELVRVLPPSVFWPRPKVHSAIIHLEHQPDWRAEIVDLDFFHDCARALFFHRRKLLRHVVHSAFSKQLTKAEVDELLAAQGFETTTRAEELDVPTLQALIETLRQRTGGELRL from the coding sequence ATGAGTCGACAAACCCTTTCCTTTTTGATGCGCCGATTTCGCGAAGTGGGCATCCAGCCCAAAACGCGCTACGGTCAGAACTTTCTGATCGACTTGAACCTGCTTGACATTCTGCTGGCCCGGGCCGAGTTGACCAAGGACGACGTGGTGCTGGAAGTCGGGACTGGCACCGGCTCGCTGACGGCGCTGATGGCGGCCCAGGCGGCCCACGTGGTCAGCGTGGAAGTCGATTCGCAAATGCACCAGTTGGCCAGCGAAGAGCTGATCGATCACACGAACGTCGACTTGCTGCAAATCGACGCTTTGCGGAACAAGAATCACTTGAACCCCGTGGTGCTCGACACGGTGCGGCGGCATCTCGAGGCGGCGCCCAGCCGGCGGTTCAAGCTGGTGGCCAACCTGCCGTACAGTGTGGCCACGCCGATCATGTCGAACCTGCTCAGTTGTGATCTCGTCCCGGCCACGATGACCGTGACTATTCAAAAGGAACTCGCCGATCGGATCATGGCCGAGCCGTGCTCGAAGGATTACAGCGCGCTCAGCGTCTGGATCCAGGCCCTCTGCACCGTCGAACTCGTGCGGGTCTTGCCGCCGAGCGTCTTCTGGCCGCGCCCCAAGGTCCACTCGGCGATCATTCACTTGGAGCATCAGCCTGACTGGCGGGCCGAGATTGTCGATTTGGACTTCTTTCACGACTGCGCTCGCGCGCTGTTTTTCCATCGCCGCAAGTTGCTGCGGCATGTCGTACACAGCGCGTTCAGCAAGCAGTTGACCAAGGCCGAGGTCGACGAGTTGTTGGCCGCGCAGGGTTTCGAGACGACGACCCGGGCCGAGGAACTGGATGTGCCGACGTTACAGGCCCTGATCGAGACCCTGCGCCAGCGCACCGGCGGCGAGCTGCGACTCTAA
- the surE gene encoding 5'/3'-nucleotidase SurE, with product MQILLTNDDGIYAPGLRAMEEALREIGDVTIVAPHTEQSGVGHSITFLRPLVAHEVFDGDRRRGWSVEGSPADCVKLGVIEFCGKRPDLVVSGINGGLNAGINVLYSGTVAAAVEGAFFDITSIAVSLEFSEHARFDRAARLARRVIEQMMELKPPGPHLYNMNIPTVALHRPAQVRVVPMGLSRYGEEFERRVDPRGRKYYWMVGAIDRRPPEPESDLTALLEGHVTLTPLDFDLTKRSAIPSMQQWRVDLPNDWS from the coding sequence GTGCAAATCCTGTTGACCAATGACGACGGTATTTACGCCCCGGGCCTGCGGGCCATGGAAGAGGCCCTGCGCGAAATTGGCGACGTCACGATCGTCGCCCCCCACACCGAACAGAGCGGCGTCGGCCATTCGATCACCTTTCTCCGCCCCCTGGTCGCCCACGAGGTGTTCGACGGGGACCGCCGGCGCGGCTGGAGCGTCGAGGGGAGCCCGGCCGATTGCGTGAAGCTGGGGGTGATCGAGTTCTGCGGCAAGCGACCCGACCTGGTGGTCAGCGGTATTAACGGCGGGCTGAACGCCGGGATCAACGTCCTGTACTCGGGCACGGTGGCGGCGGCCGTCGAAGGCGCTTTCTTCGATATAACCAGCATCGCCGTCTCGCTGGAATTCAGCGAACATGCCCGATTTGATCGAGCTGCCCGCTTGGCGCGGCGGGTAATCGAGCAAATGATGGAACTCAAGCCCCCGGGACCGCACCTGTACAACATGAACATCCCGACCGTGGCCCTGCACCGCCCGGCACAAGTCCGCGTGGTGCCGATGGGGCTCAGCCGGTACGGCGAAGAGTTCGAGCGGCGGGTCGATCCGCGGGGCCGCAAGTATTACTGGATGGTCGGAGCGATCGATCGCCGGCCACCCGAGCCCGAGTCCGATTTGACGGCCCTGCTCGAGGGCCACGTCACGCTGACGCCGTTGGATTTCGATCTGACCAAGCGAAGCGCCATTCCGAGCATGCAGCAGTGGAGAGTGGACCTGCCGAACGACTGGTCGTGA
- the eno gene encoding phosphopyruvate hydratase encodes MSSTIIDIHGRQILDSRGNPTVEVDVRLADGSFGRAAVPSGASTGVHEAWELRDGDKSKFLGKGVTKAVANINEKLADELVGFDALEQRLLDQKMIELDGTPNKKNLGANALLGVSLGVSRAAAEYCALPLFRYLGGVNANLLPAPMMNIINGGAHADNGVDVQEFMIMPLGFDTFSDALRCGVEVFHNLKKVLQKKGYKTAVGDEGGFAPDLKSDVEALDTIGEAVASAGYELGSQVCIALDVAATEFYDAEKKVYTVGGQKIDSAGMVEMLASWAAKYPIVSIEDGCSEDDWDGWKMLSKRLGSSTQLVGDDLFVTNTERLARGIKEGIGNSILIKVNQIGTLTETIDAIELARRNGYTSVTSHRSGETEDATIADLAVALSTGQIKTGSLSRTDRTAKYNQLLRIEEMLGDQAQYGGKYFTRRK; translated from the coding sequence ATGAGCTCGACCATTATCGACATCCACGGACGCCAAATCCTCGACAGCCGCGGCAACCCCACGGTCGAAGTCGACGTGCGCCTGGCCGACGGCTCGTTCGGCCGCGCCGCCGTCCCCAGCGGGGCCAGCACCGGCGTCCACGAAGCCTGGGAACTGCGCGACGGTGACAAGAGCAAGTTCCTTGGCAAGGGGGTGACCAAGGCCGTGGCCAACATCAACGAAAAGCTGGCCGATGAGCTGGTCGGCTTCGACGCTCTCGAACAGCGCTTGCTCGACCAGAAGATGATCGAACTGGACGGCACGCCAAACAAGAAGAACCTGGGGGCCAACGCGCTGCTGGGCGTGTCGCTGGGCGTGTCGCGCGCCGCGGCCGAATACTGTGCGCTGCCGCTGTTTCGGTACCTGGGGGGCGTCAACGCCAACCTGTTGCCGGCGCCGATGATGAACATCATCAACGGCGGCGCCCACGCCGACAACGGAGTGGACGTGCAAGAGTTCATGATCATGCCGCTGGGCTTCGACACCTTCAGCGACGCGCTGCGGTGCGGCGTGGAAGTGTTCCACAATCTGAAGAAAGTGCTACAGAAGAAGGGCTACAAAACCGCCGTCGGCGACGAAGGTGGTTTCGCCCCGGACTTGAAGAGCGACGTCGAGGCGCTCGACACCATCGGCGAGGCGGTGGCCTCGGCCGGCTACGAGCTGGGCTCGCAGGTCTGCATCGCCCTGGACGTGGCGGCAACCGAGTTTTACGACGCCGAGAAGAAGGTCTACACCGTCGGCGGCCAGAAGATCGACTCGGCCGGCATGGTCGAGATGCTCGCCTCGTGGGCGGCCAAGTACCCGATCGTCTCGATCGAAGACGGCTGCAGCGAAGACGACTGGGACGGCTGGAAGATGCTGTCCAAGCGGCTGGGCTCTTCCACGCAACTGGTCGGCGACGACTTGTTCGTCACCAACACCGAGCGCCTGGCCCGCGGCATCAAGGAAGGCATCGGCAACAGCATTCTGATCAAGGTCAACCAGATTGGCACCTTGACCGAGACGATCGACGCTATCGAGTTGGCCCGCCGCAACGGCTACACCAGCGTCACCAGCCACCGCAGCGGCGAGACCGAAGACGCCACGATTGCCGACCTGGCCGTGGCGTTGTCGACCGGGCAGATCAAGACCGGCTCGCTGTCGCGAACCGATCGGACGGCCAAGTACAACCAATTGCTGCGGATCGAAGAGATGCTGGGCGACCAGGCCCAATACGGCGGCAAGTATTTCACCCGCCGGAAGTAA
- a CDS encoding aquaporin, producing MSPAVRAYIAELIGTFGLVFTGTAVATLSGVFPADYGPTSWLGIAMAFGGTLMVLVYAVGPVSGCHLNPAVSIPMAFSGRLPMSRLPGYIIAQCVGATLASLVLMALLNGIQSYDIHTHGLGANGNPRHMAAGALLGWEVVQTALFLLVIFTVTHKRAPVGFAGLAIGGYLFVAHLVGVQLGDASLNPARSLGPALVLRGDAWQVLWIFIVGPIVGGLIGWKLFDLIHGE from the coding sequence ATGAGCCCCGCTGTTCGCGCTTATATCGCCGAGTTGATCGGCACGTTTGGTCTGGTGTTTACCGGCACGGCCGTCGCCACGTTGTCCGGTGTGTTCCCGGCCGACTATGGGCCAACCTCCTGGTTGGGCATTGCGATGGCCTTTGGCGGCACCCTGATGGTGTTGGTCTACGCAGTTGGACCCGTCTCGGGGTGCCATCTGAACCCGGCCGTGTCGATCCCCATGGCGTTCTCGGGGCGGTTGCCGATGAGCCGGCTGCCCGGCTACATCATCGCCCAGTGCGTCGGCGCGACGCTGGCCAGCTTGGTGCTGATGGCGCTGTTGAACGGGATTCAGTCCTACGACATCCACACGCACGGCCTGGGTGCGAACGGCAACCCCCGGCACATGGCCGCGGGGGCGCTGTTGGGCTGGGAAGTGGTGCAGACGGCGCTGTTCCTGCTGGTGATCTTTACCGTGACGCATAAGCGCGCGCCGGTCGGCTTTGCGGGCCTGGCCATTGGCGGCTATCTGTTCGTGGCTCACCTGGTCGGGGTGCAACTAGGCGATGCGTCGTTGAATCCGGCCCGCAGCCTGGGGCCCGCCCTGGTTTTGCGTGGCGACGCCTGGCAAGTGCTGTGGATCTTCATTGTCGGGCCAATCGTTGGCGGGCTGATCGGCTGGAAGCTGTTCGACCTGATTCACGGCGAATGA
- a CDS encoding riboflavin synthase, whose translation MFTGLVEATAQVEQAAPQGPGARLVIAHSPIAAEARLGDSIAVNGCCLTVVEIGGGTLAFDLGPETLQRTNLGCIRAGDRVNLERSLAVGDRLGGHFVTGHVDGLGTLARRQDEGEWSMFWVSYPAALRGQLASKGSIALDGVSLTLVDVTPEQFSVMLIPHTLEQTTLGQWREGRTVNLETDVLAKYVQAAVAAGVAGPRTGNS comes from the coding sequence ATGTTTACTGGTTTGGTCGAAGCGACGGCGCAGGTCGAGCAAGCGGCGCCCCAGGGGCCGGGGGCACGACTGGTGATCGCGCACTCGCCGATTGCCGCCGAAGCCCGACTGGGAGACAGCATCGCGGTCAACGGTTGTTGTCTGACGGTGGTGGAAATCGGCGGCGGCACGCTGGCCTTTGACTTGGGGCCCGAGACGTTGCAGCGCACCAACCTGGGGTGCATACGCGCGGGCGATCGGGTGAACCTGGAGCGTTCGCTGGCCGTCGGTGACCGGCTGGGGGGGCATTTCGTGACCGGGCACGTCGATGGACTGGGAACCCTGGCCCGCCGGCAGGATGAAGGGGAATGGTCGATGTTCTGGGTCAGCTACCCAGCCGCGCTGCGCGGGCAACTGGCTAGCAAGGGCTCGATCGCTCTGGATGGCGTTAGTTTGACACTGGTCGACGTGACGCCTGAACAGTTCAGCGTGATGCTGATTCCCCACACGCTTGAGCAGACGACGTTGGGGCAATGGCGCGAGGGGCGGACAGTGAATCTCGAAACCGACGTGCTGGCCAAGTACGTGCAAGCCGCCGTGGCGGCGGGCGTCGCGGGCCCGCGAACCGGCAATTCTTAA